One genomic region from Yersinia canariae encodes:
- a CDS encoding DeoR/GlpR family DNA-binding transcription regulator, translated as MNQIKRKQFILEKLDSLGEVSVIGLSEELGVTSETIRRDLSYLEKSGEVTKVHGGAIKVQNIQEGSFAQRMDLNRQEKMLIGQYAASLVTENDTLFIDSCTTTLIFASFLPLVKFTVFTNSSLIADQIKSKNNMAVVHVLGGEYNHTYKANLGIQTIEQMNDIHTDFSFVGVGGIDSDFGVMVKNLDEGRIAKKMLAMGRQKVILCDTSKFGQSGLMKISDINDIDIIVTDKKKNIHKQAIEAIYSDKIIYAN; from the coding sequence ATGAATCAGATCAAACGTAAACAGTTTATTTTAGAAAAGCTGGATAGCCTTGGTGAGGTTTCTGTTATTGGTCTTTCCGAGGAATTGGGTGTAACGTCTGAAACGATCCGTAGAGATCTTTCCTATTTGGAAAAAAGTGGTGAGGTCACTAAAGTCCATGGCGGTGCGATAAAGGTTCAAAATATACAAGAGGGCAGTTTTGCCCAAAGAATGGATTTAAATCGCCAGGAAAAAATGTTAATTGGGCAATATGCAGCATCACTGGTGACTGAAAATGACACTTTGTTTATAGACTCTTGTACAACTACCCTTATTTTTGCGTCATTCTTGCCGTTAGTAAAATTCACTGTTTTTACCAATTCATCATTAATTGCCGATCAAATTAAAAGTAAAAATAATATGGCTGTTGTGCATGTCTTGGGTGGTGAATATAATCATACCTATAAGGCTAATTTAGGTATTCAGACAATTGAACAAATGAATGATATTCATACTGACTTCAGTTTTGTGGGAGTGGGTGGGATAGACAGTGATTTTGGTGTCATGGTGAAAAATCTGGATGAAGGGCGTATTGCCAAGAAAATGCTGGCGATGGGCAGGCAGAAAGTTATTTTATGTGATACCAGCAAATTTGGTCAAAGTGGGCTAATGAAAATAAGTGATATTAACGATATCGATATAATTGTTACCGACAAAAAGAAGAATATTCATAAACAAGCAATTGAAGCTATCTATTCAGATAAAATTATCTATGCCAATTAA